The following are from one region of the Pectobacterium actinidiae genome:
- a CDS encoding 6-phospho-alpha-glucosidase, whose translation MKKFSILIAGGGSTFTPGIVLMLLQNQDRFPIGTLKFYDNDSARQEIVAEACKILLQEQAPEIKFSYTTDPQTAFTDVDFVMAHIRVGKYPMRELDEKIPLRHGVVGQETCGPGGIAYGMRSIGGVLELVDYMEQYSPQAWMLNYSNPAAIVAEATRKLRPNAKILNICDMPIGIEGRMADILGLKSRKEMTVRYYGLNHFGWWTSIQDKDGNELLPTIREHVAQHGYIPLTVENHNEASWNDTFAKAKDVCALDPQTLPNTYLKYYFFPDYVVAHANPDYTRANEVMAGREKQVFGACRAITEAKSGTAGDLEIDEHASYIVDLARAIAFNTRERMLLIVENNGAIRNFDPSAMVEIPCLVGSHGPEPLQIGDIPTFQKGLMSQQVAVEKLVVEAWEEGSYQKLWQALTLSKTVPSASVAKAILDDLIDANRDFWPELH comes from the coding sequence ATGAAAAAATTTTCAATTTTGATCGCAGGCGGCGGCAGTACTTTTACCCCAGGCATTGTTCTCATGCTACTGCAAAATCAGGATCGTTTTCCGATCGGTACGCTGAAATTTTATGACAACGACAGCGCGCGTCAGGAAATCGTCGCCGAAGCCTGCAAAATTTTGCTGCAAGAGCAGGCGCCTGAAATCAAATTTAGCTATACCACCGATCCACAAACCGCATTTACCGACGTGGACTTTGTGATGGCACACATTCGCGTCGGTAAGTACCCCATGCGCGAACTGGATGAAAAAATTCCGCTGCGTCACGGCGTGGTTGGGCAAGAAACCTGCGGCCCGGGCGGGATTGCCTACGGTATGCGCTCCATTGGCGGCGTGCTTGAACTCGTGGATTATATGGAGCAGTACTCACCACAGGCGTGGATGCTAAATTACTCCAACCCAGCGGCAATCGTGGCAGAGGCGACCCGCAAGCTACGTCCCAATGCGAAAATACTCAATATCTGTGATATGCCAATCGGCATAGAAGGCAGAATGGCAGACATCCTTGGCCTGAAATCACGTAAGGAGATGACGGTACGCTACTACGGACTGAATCACTTTGGCTGGTGGACATCGATTCAGGATAAAGACGGTAACGAGTTACTGCCAACTATCCGCGAACACGTCGCGCAACATGGCTATATTCCACTGACGGTTGAGAACCATAACGAAGCAAGCTGGAACGATACGTTTGCCAAAGCAAAAGATGTCTGCGCACTCGATCCGCAGACGCTACCCAATACTTACCTGAAATATTATTTCTTCCCCGATTATGTCGTGGCGCATGCCAATCCTGACTATACGCGAGCCAATGAAGTGATGGCCGGACGGGAAAAACAGGTATTTGGCGCCTGCCGTGCCATCACTGAAGCGAAATCGGGTACGGCTGGCGATCTCGAAATTGATGAACATGCGTCTTATATTGTCGATCTGGCACGCGCTATCGCATTTAACACGCGAGAAAGAATGCTATTGATTGTTGAAAACAACGGTGCGATACGTAACTTTGATCCTAGCGCGATGGTGGAAATTCCGTGTCTCGTCGGAAGCCACGGGCCAGAGCCGCTGCAAATAGGCGACATCCCTACCTTCCAAAAAGGATTAATGAGCCAACAGGTTGCCGTCGAAAAACTGGTGGTTGAAGCCTGGGAAGAAGGGTCGTATCAAAAGCTGTGGCAAGCGCTGACATTGTCCAAAACAGTTCCCAGCGCCAGCGTCGCCAAAGCCATTTTGGACGATCTGATTGATGCCAACCGCGATTTCTGGCCTGAATTACACTAA
- the ppsR gene encoding posphoenolpyruvate synthetase regulatory kinase/phosphorylase PpsR: protein MERSVFYVSDGTAITAEVLGHAVLSQFPVNTVSYTLPFVESEARAKAVCEQINTLYRQTGVRPLVFYSIVTPTVRNIITSSDGFCQDIVQALVAPLQEELNTPPTPIANRTHGLTANNLSKYDARIAAIDYTLAHDDGISLRNLDQAQVILLGVSRCGKTPTSLYLAMQFGIRAANYPFIADDMDNLRLPDALKPFQHKLFGLTIDAERLAAIREERRGNSRYASLRQCRMELSEVEALFRKHQIKYLNTTNYSVEEISAKIIDILGMSRRMY, encoded by the coding sequence GTGGAAAGAAGCGTATTTTATGTCTCGGACGGTACAGCCATTACGGCAGAAGTACTGGGTCATGCGGTGTTATCCCAGTTCCCCGTGAATACGGTTAGCTATACCTTACCTTTCGTGGAAAGTGAAGCTCGCGCCAAAGCCGTGTGTGAGCAAATCAATACGCTCTATCGGCAAACCGGTGTGCGCCCGCTGGTGTTTTACTCCATCGTCACACCAACCGTGCGTAACATTATTACCAGCAGCGACGGATTTTGCCAGGACATCGTACAGGCGCTGGTTGCCCCTTTGCAGGAAGAATTGAACACGCCGCCGACGCCGATTGCCAACCGTACTCACGGTTTGACGGCCAATAACCTTAGCAAATACGACGCCCGTATCGCCGCTATCGATTATACGCTGGCGCACGATGACGGTATTTCGCTACGCAATCTCGATCAGGCACAGGTGATTCTGCTGGGTGTGTCACGCTGCGGTAAAACGCCGACCAGCCTGTATCTGGCGATGCAATTCGGCATTCGCGCCGCCAACTATCCTTTTATTGCCGATGATATGGACAATCTGCGCCTGCCCGACGCGTTGAAGCCTTTCCAACACAAACTGTTCGGGCTCACGATTGATGCCGAGCGGCTGGCGGCCATTCGGGAAGAACGCCGGGGCAACAGCCGCTATGCTTCGTTGCGCCAGTGCCGTATGGAGCTCAGCGAAGTCGAGGCGCTATTTCGCAAACATCAGATTAAATATCTCAATACCACCAATTATTCTGTTGAGGAAATCTCCGCCAAAATCATCGACATTCTCGGCATGAGCCGAAGAATGTACTAG
- a CDS encoding hemin-degrading factor, which translates to MQTSIYQQYLQAKVEHPRKYARDLAALLGISEAELTHARVGHDAQRLQGDAKVWLSALEQVGNTKSITRNEYAVHEHTGYYQNQTLDGHAGLILNPRELDLRLFLSQWASAFALRENTARGERQSIQFFDHQGDAILKVYTTDTTDMAAWQLFVEKFTSSENPALALRPANSTAAEQVVAHNPQFEADWRAMTDVHDFFILLRRYNLTRQQAFNSVADDLAYRVENDALSQILFAAREDQNEIMVFVGNRGCVQIFTGTLERVERMEQHAEWINIFNKDFTLHLIEGAIAESWITRKPTVDGIVTSLELYAADGSQIAQLFGQRTEGTPEQQQWRDQINALKPLKDLAA; encoded by the coding sequence ATGCAGACGTCCATTTACCAACAATACCTCCAGGCTAAAGTAGAACATCCGCGCAAATACGCACGCGATCTGGCTGCGCTACTCGGCATCAGCGAAGCGGAACTCACACATGCCCGCGTCGGACACGATGCACAGCGTTTACAGGGTGATGCCAAAGTCTGGCTCAGTGCACTGGAGCAGGTTGGTAATACCAAGTCGATCACGCGCAACGAATACGCCGTGCATGAGCATACCGGTTACTATCAAAACCAGACGCTGGATGGGCATGCCGGCCTTATCCTCAACCCACGCGAGTTGGATCTGCGTTTGTTCCTTTCTCAATGGGCTTCCGCCTTTGCGCTGCGTGAAAACACCGCACGCGGTGAGCGTCAAAGCATTCAATTCTTCGATCATCAAGGCGATGCCATTCTGAAGGTCTACACCACTGACACCACCGATATGGCCGCCTGGCAGCTATTCGTTGAGAAATTTACCAGCAGCGAAAACCCTGCGTTGGCACTTCGCCCTGCTAACAGCACAGCCGCCGAGCAGGTCGTTGCCCACAATCCTCAGTTTGAAGCAGACTGGCGTGCGATGACGGATGTGCATGATTTCTTCATCCTGCTCAGACGCTATAACCTGACGCGCCAGCAGGCGTTTAACTCGGTCGCTGACGATCTGGCCTACCGTGTAGAAAACGATGCACTGTCACAGATTCTGTTTGCCGCGCGTGAAGATCAGAACGAGATCATGGTCTTTGTCGGTAACCGTGGCTGTGTGCAAATCTTCACCGGTACGCTTGAGCGTGTAGAGCGTATGGAACAACACGCGGAATGGATTAACATCTTTAATAAAGACTTCACCCTGCATTTGATCGAAGGCGCGATTGCTGAAAGTTGGATCACGCGTAAACCGACGGTCGACGGTATTGTGACCAGCCTCGAACTCTATGCCGCAGACGGCTCTCAAATTGCACAACTCTTTGGGCAACGTACCGAAGGCACGCCGGAACAACAGCAGTGGCGCGACCAGATCAATGCCCTGAAACCGCTTAAGGATCTCGCCGCATGA
- a CDS encoding glycoside hydrolase family 13 protein → MTILTTRITLSTILAAGLSFSAVNYAATNHNEQDTKTVIAVNDGVSAHPVWWKEAVFYQVYPRSFKDSNGDGIGDLKGLTEKLDYLKTLGINAIWINPHYDSPNTDNGYDIRDYRKIMKEYGTMDDFDNLIAEMKKRDMRLMIDVVVNHTSNEHKWFVESKKSKDNPYRDYYIWRDGKDGTPPNNYPSFFGGSAWQKDNVTQQYYLHYFGVQQPDLNWDNPKVREEVYDMLRFWIDKGVSGLRMDTVATFSKNPAFPDLTPEQLKNFAYTYTQGPNLHRYIQEMHQKVLAKYDVVSAGEIFGVPLEEAAPFIDQRRKELDMAFSFDLIRLDRAVEERWRRNDWTLSQFRQINNRLVDMAGQYGWNTFFLSNHDNPRAVSHFGDDRPEWRIRSAKALATLALTQRATPFIYQGDELGMTNYPFTSLSEFDDIEVKGFWQDFVETGKVKPDVFLENVKQTSRDNSRTPFQWSNAEQAGFTTGTPWFRINPNYKNINAEDQTQNPDSIFHFYRQLIALRHATPAFTYGAYQDLDPNNNEVLAYTRELNQQRYLVVVNFKEKPVHYALPKTLSIKQTLLESGQKDKVAPNATSLELQPWQSGIYQLN, encoded by the coding sequence ATGACGATACTTACTACTCGAATTACGCTCAGTACAATACTGGCGGCAGGATTATCATTCTCAGCCGTTAATTATGCGGCAACAAATCATAATGAGCAGGATACAAAGACGGTAATAGCCGTCAATGATGGCGTTTCTGCGCATCCCGTGTGGTGGAAAGAAGCTGTGTTCTATCAGGTTTATCCACGTTCATTTAAAGACAGTAACGGTGATGGGATTGGTGATCTTAAAGGCCTGACCGAAAAGCTCGATTATTTAAAAACACTCGGTATTAATGCCATCTGGATTAACCCCCATTATGATTCACCGAATACCGATAACGGATACGATATTCGTGATTATCGAAAGATAATGAAAGAATATGGCACAATGGATGACTTCGACAACCTCATTGCAGAAATGAAAAAGCGTGATATGCGACTAATGATAGATGTTGTCGTTAATCACACCAGCAATGAACACAAATGGTTTGTTGAAAGTAAGAAATCAAAAGATAATCCTTATCGCGACTATTACATTTGGCGCGATGGTAAAGATGGCACACCGCCTAATAATTACCCCTCCTTCTTCGGCGGTTCCGCCTGGCAGAAAGATAACGTAACACAGCAATATTATTTACACTATTTTGGCGTACAGCAGCCCGATCTGAATTGGGATAATCCCAAAGTACGTGAAGAAGTGTACGATATGCTGCGTTTCTGGATTGATAAAGGCGTTTCCGGGCTACGTATGGATACCGTAGCAACCTTCTCTAAGAATCCGGCATTTCCCGATCTCACGCCAGAACAATTGAAAAACTTCGCTTATACCTACACACAAGGTCCAAATCTGCACCGTTACATTCAGGAAATGCACCAGAAGGTGCTGGCAAAATACGACGTCGTTTCCGCAGGTGAAATTTTCGGTGTACCGCTTGAAGAAGCGGCCCCGTTTATCGATCAACGTCGTAAAGAGCTCGATATGGCCTTCTCATTCGATCTTATCCGTCTCGATCGCGCCGTAGAAGAAAGATGGCGACGGAATGATTGGACGCTATCCCAGTTCCGTCAGATCAACAATCGACTGGTCGATATGGCCGGGCAATATGGCTGGAATACTTTCTTCCTGAGCAACCATGATAACCCGCGTGCTGTATCACACTTCGGTGACGATCGCCCTGAGTGGCGTATCCGTTCTGCTAAAGCGTTGGCAACCCTAGCGTTAACACAGCGAGCGACCCCGTTTATTTATCAAGGGGACGAATTGGGCATGACCAACTATCCGTTTACCTCCTTGTCTGAATTTGATGACATTGAAGTTAAAGGTTTCTGGCAGGACTTTGTAGAGACCGGAAAAGTGAAACCTGATGTCTTTTTGGAAAACGTGAAACAAACGAGTCGCGATAACAGCCGAACCCCATTCCAATGGAGCAATGCGGAACAGGCGGGCTTTACTACAGGTACGCCCTGGTTCCGTATTAACCCCAACTACAAGAACATCAATGCAGAGGATCAAACGCAAAACCCAGATTCCATCTTCCATTTCTACCGTCAGCTGATCGCACTGCGTCACGCCACGCCGGCGTTCACCTACGGAGCCTATCAGGATCTCGATCCGAATAATAACGAGGTACTTGCTTATACTCGTGAACTCAACCAGCAACGTTATCTGGTTGTGGTGAACTTTAAAGAGAAACCGGTGCATTACGCGCTGCCGAAAACGCTTTCCATCAAGCAAACACTGTTGGAAAGTGGGCAGAAAGATAAGGTAGCACCGAATGCAACCTCACTTGAGCTCCAGCCGTGGCAGTCAGGTATTTATCAGTTGAACTGA
- a CDS encoding GntR family transcriptional regulator: MIYKFIAEQIRSRINSAEFRVGEVLPAEKHLAKEFSVSRMTVRKALELLVAEGLLDRRHGSGTYILQKDVQHESHALNSFAEHMRLIGRTTTNDVVDFRIIPAPPAIARQLRLRTDEKIYFARRIRYVDGKSCMLEDSYLPVALFPELSVKHLQGSKFAYIEDEKHIEIAGCYEVFSPILADVSVARLLSVSEGAPLLQMTSLSQSVEGAYLDFSIMIYNVHDYQVSFYMQRNKLSL, from the coding sequence GTGATCTATAAATTTATTGCCGAACAGATTCGTTCACGCATTAATTCCGCAGAATTTCGCGTGGGTGAGGTGTTGCCAGCGGAGAAACATCTGGCGAAAGAATTCTCCGTTTCGCGGATGACCGTGCGTAAAGCACTAGAGTTGCTGGTGGCTGAAGGGCTACTGGATCGTCGCCACGGGAGTGGAACCTATATTCTGCAAAAAGATGTCCAGCATGAGAGTCACGCGCTGAACAGTTTTGCCGAACATATGCGTTTGATTGGTCGTACGACGACGAATGACGTCGTGGATTTTCGTATTATCCCCGCGCCGCCAGCGATTGCCCGACAGTTGCGGCTTCGGACAGATGAAAAGATCTACTTTGCGCGGCGTATTCGCTACGTGGACGGTAAATCTTGTATGTTGGAAGACAGCTATTTACCGGTTGCTCTCTTTCCTGAGCTGTCGGTAAAGCATTTGCAGGGATCGAAATTCGCTTATATCGAGGACGAAAAACATATTGAGATTGCCGGTTGCTACGAGGTTTTCTCGCCGATTTTGGCTGATGTGTCGGTGGCACGTTTATTGAGCGTGAGCGAGGGCGCGCCGTTGCTACAAATGACCTCTCTTTCGCAGTCGGTTGAAGGCGCGTATCTCGACTTTTCGATTATGATTTATAACGTACATGATTATCAGGTTAGCTTTTATATGCAGCGTAATAAGCTTTCGCTGTAA
- a CDS encoding 3-deoxy-7-phosphoheptulonate synthase, whose amino-acid sequence MQQTDELRSARIESLVTPQTLLARLPITPTIAENVTSSRKKIEAILTGQDPRLLVVVGPCSIHDTDSALDYARRLAALRTKYQDRLEIVMRTYFEKPRTVVGWKGLISDPALNGTFQVNDGLEIARRLLLDINQLGLPTATEFLDMVTGQYIADLISWGAIGARTTESQIHREMASALSCPVGFKNGTDGNTRIAVDAIRAARAQHMFLSPDKQGFMSVYKTQGNPFGHIIMRGGKKPNYHAQDIAAACAHLREFSLPEHLVIDFSHANCQKQHRRQLDVADDICQQICAGSRAIAGIMAESFLIEGNQPAINPLALTYGQSITDPCLSWQDTETLLARLADAVDSRFQA is encoded by the coding sequence ATGCAACAAACAGATGAACTGCGGAGCGCGCGCATCGAGAGTCTGGTTACGCCTCAAACGCTACTTGCCAGACTCCCGATTACCCCCACCATTGCCGAAAATGTCACCTCGTCACGCAAAAAAATTGAAGCCATTCTAACCGGTCAAGATCCCCGTTTACTCGTCGTGGTTGGCCCGTGTTCCATCCATGACACCGATAGTGCGCTAGATTATGCACGCCGTCTGGCTGCGCTACGCACGAAGTATCAGGACAGGTTGGAAATCGTCATGCGTACCTATTTTGAGAAACCGCGTACGGTGGTGGGCTGGAAGGGGCTGATTTCCGATCCCGCGCTCAATGGAACCTTCCAGGTGAACGACGGGCTGGAAATTGCACGCCGCCTGCTGCTGGACATTAATCAGCTTGGCTTGCCGACCGCGACGGAATTCCTCGATATGGTCACAGGTCAATATATCGCCGACCTGATTAGCTGGGGCGCGATTGGCGCAAGAACGACCGAAAGCCAGATCCACCGGGAAATGGCCTCGGCGCTGTCCTGCCCTGTTGGCTTCAAGAATGGGACGGACGGTAATACGCGCATCGCCGTCGATGCGATTCGTGCCGCGCGCGCCCAGCACATGTTCCTCTCGCCGGATAAGCAGGGCTTCATGTCAGTCTACAAAACACAAGGCAACCCGTTTGGCCACATTATTATGCGCGGCGGGAAAAAACCGAACTACCACGCGCAAGATATCGCCGCCGCCTGCGCTCACCTGCGTGAATTCTCGTTACCCGAACATCTGGTGATCGATTTTAGTCATGCCAACTGTCAGAAACAGCATCGCCGTCAGCTCGATGTTGCCGATGACATCTGCCAACAAATTTGCGCTGGTTCACGCGCCATCGCGGGCATCATGGCGGAAAGTTTCTTAATCGAAGGCAACCAGCCGGCGATCAATCCTCTGGCATTGACGTATGGGCAATCCATCACCGATCCTTGCCTGAGCTGGCAGGATACCGAAACGCTGCTGGCACGTCTGGCGGACGCCGTCGACAGCCGATTTCAGGCTTAA
- a CDS encoding heme/hemin ABC transporter substrate-binding protein — MKNWLFPLLLTLPLGVSAAERIVSIGGDVTEIIYALGAEKDLVARDSTSLHPEVVKKLPDVGYMRHLNTEGILAMKPSLVVASDLSQPSLTLQQVADSGTKVIHVPAQPSLDVVPQKIGVIAQALGKDTEGKTLTETYQQQLAAVKTTPLPVKTLFILNHGGMSAMGAGKNTPPDTIIRHAGLQNAMQNVERYQQLSQEGVIASAPDLILISSQGLKTLGGEAQVWKLPGLELTPAGKNKRLLVVDDMAMLGFTLGTPALMATLRQTAEAIK; from the coding sequence ATGAAAAACTGGCTATTCCCCCTGCTATTGACACTCCCACTGGGGGTGTCTGCTGCCGAACGTATCGTTTCTATCGGTGGTGACGTCACGGAAATCATCTATGCGCTAGGTGCAGAGAAAGATCTGGTTGCGCGCGATAGCACCAGCCTGCACCCGGAAGTCGTGAAAAAACTGCCTGATGTGGGCTACATGCGTCACCTCAATACCGAAGGTATTCTGGCGATGAAACCATCGCTGGTGGTTGCCAGCGACCTGTCTCAGCCGTCGCTCACCTTGCAGCAGGTGGCGGACAGCGGTACTAAAGTGATTCACGTCCCTGCACAACCGTCTTTGGACGTGGTGCCGCAGAAAATCGGCGTCATCGCACAGGCGTTGGGCAAAGACACCGAAGGTAAAACGTTGACGGAAACCTATCAACAGCAGTTGGCGGCAGTTAAAACAACGCCATTACCCGTCAAGACGTTATTTATTCTCAACCACGGCGGTATGAGTGCGATGGGGGCAGGTAAAAATACGCCGCCAGACACGATCATTCGCCACGCCGGGTTACAGAATGCTATGCAGAATGTTGAACGTTACCAGCAACTGTCTCAGGAAGGTGTGATTGCCAGTGCACCAGATCTGATTCTGATCTCCAGTCAGGGTCTGAAGACATTGGGCGGCGAAGCGCAAGTCTGGAAATTACCAGGACTAGAACTGACTCCAGCTGGCAAGAACAAGCGTCTGTTGGTCGTCGATGATATGGCAATGCTGGGCTTTACGCTCGGAACGCCAGCGTTGATGGCGACGCTGCGTCAGACCGCTGAAGCGATAAAATGA
- a CDS encoding FecCD family ABC transporter permease — protein sequence MTSRFHPRTWLIALLLLMAVLMVGAANMGALALSLKTLWQTPFDDPLWHIWLNIRVPRVLLAILVGGALACSGAIMQGLFRNPLADPSLLGISSGAALCVALTIVLPLGLPPLLALYSPMFAAFAGSLAITAIIFILSRSEQGGLTRLLLAGIALNALCLALIGVLTYISTDQQLRQFSLWGMGSLGQAQWPMLLVTSTLAIPGMLATLYYARRLNVLQLGDEEAHYLGINVKRTKYALLLLSSLLVGVAVAVSGVIGFIGLIIPHLMRLHVGADHRWLIPGSILGGACLLLFADTLARTLLAPAEMPVGLLSSLIGGPYFLWLIVQHKGRSND from the coding sequence ATGACGTCACGGTTTCATCCGCGCACGTGGTTAATCGCGCTGTTATTGCTCATGGCGGTACTGATGGTGGGTGCCGCCAACATGGGTGCGTTGGCGTTGTCCCTCAAAACGCTATGGCAGACGCCTTTTGACGATCCGCTCTGGCATATTTGGCTGAACATCCGCGTTCCCCGCGTGCTGCTGGCGATCCTCGTCGGCGGCGCTCTGGCCTGTTCAGGCGCGATTATGCAAGGACTGTTTCGCAATCCTCTGGCCGATCCCAGCCTGCTTGGCATCAGCAGCGGGGCTGCGCTGTGTGTGGCACTCACTATCGTGCTGCCGCTTGGCCTTCCCCCTCTGTTGGCGCTTTACAGCCCGATGTTTGCCGCTTTCGCGGGTAGTCTGGCGATTACCGCTATCATTTTTATCCTCAGCCGCTCCGAACAGGGTGGGCTAACGCGATTACTGCTGGCGGGTATCGCGCTTAATGCGCTGTGCCTGGCGCTGATCGGCGTCTTAACCTACATCAGCACCGACCAACAATTGCGCCAGTTTTCACTCTGGGGCATGGGCAGCCTCGGACAGGCTCAGTGGCCAATGCTGTTAGTGACCAGCACGCTGGCCATTCCTGGCATGCTTGCCACACTGTACTACGCGCGTCGTCTGAATGTATTGCAGTTGGGGGATGAAGAGGCGCATTACCTCGGTATCAACGTAAAGCGTACCAAATATGCACTACTGCTACTCAGTTCGCTGCTGGTGGGGGTCGCCGTGGCAGTCAGCGGCGTGATCGGGTTTATCGGGCTCATTATCCCGCACCTGATGCGCTTGCATGTGGGTGCCGATCATCGCTGGCTCATTCCCGGTTCCATCCTCGGTGGTGCCTGTCTGCTGTTGTTTGCCGATACGCTGGCACGGACGCTACTTGCACCGGCAGAAATGCCCGTTGGACTGTTAAGCAGCCTGATTGGCGGGCCGTATTTCTTATGGCTGATCGTTCAGCACAAAGGACGCAGCAATGACTGA
- a CDS encoding alpha-glucoside-specific PTS transporter subunit IIBC: MLSQIQRFGGAMFTPVLLFPFAGIVVGLAIMLSNPILVGELANPDSLFFQIVYVIEEGGWTIFRNMPLIFAFCLPIGLANHSPARACLAALVSYLTFNYLIQAMATQWGGYFNIDFSAEIGGMSGLTTIAGIKTLDTSIIGAIVISAFITALHNRYYNKTLPVYLGIFQGTAFVVIISFLLMLPAAWLTLLIWPKIQMGIASLQGLLLASGAAGVWVYTFLERILIPTGLHHFVYGPFIYGPVAVEGGIQVNWIANIQAFSQSTLPLKTLFPVGGFALFGNAKIFGAIGIAAAIYATASPENKSKVAGLLIPAVLTSVLVGITEPLEFTFLFIAPFLFAIHAVLAATMATVMYMLGVVGNMGGGLIEIATQNWLPMFHHHAMNMVIQVSVGILFSFLYFLIFRAVILRFNIKTPGREDSEIRLYSKADLAGKTTPQHMTQHAAQQDEAKAYLTALGGAENIASLTNCATRLRITLADPTLMQPDDVFRQLGAHGVVRNSHAIQIIVGLSVPQVRDRLENLMHNTHPMEI; this comes from the coding sequence ATGCTCAGTCAAATTCAGCGGTTTGGTGGCGCAATGTTCACACCCGTGCTGCTATTTCCTTTTGCCGGTATCGTCGTCGGGTTGGCGATCATGCTGTCGAATCCCATACTTGTCGGTGAGTTAGCCAACCCGGACAGTCTATTTTTCCAGATAGTTTATGTGATTGAAGAAGGCGGATGGACCATCTTTCGCAATATGCCACTGATTTTTGCTTTCTGTCTGCCGATTGGATTGGCAAATCACTCACCTGCCCGAGCGTGTCTGGCTGCACTGGTTTCCTACCTGACCTTTAATTATCTCATTCAAGCAATGGCGACCCAATGGGGCGGCTATTTCAATATTGATTTCAGCGCCGAGATCGGCGGTATGAGTGGATTAACGACGATCGCAGGCATCAAAACGCTGGATACCAGCATTATTGGCGCTATCGTCATCTCCGCCTTTATCACCGCGCTTCACAACCGTTATTACAATAAAACGCTGCCAGTTTATCTCGGCATATTTCAAGGCACTGCTTTTGTGGTCATCATCAGCTTCCTGCTGATGCTACCAGCCGCCTGGTTGACCTTACTTATCTGGCCTAAAATCCAGATGGGAATCGCGTCCCTTCAGGGATTACTGCTGGCATCGGGCGCTGCCGGAGTCTGGGTATACACGTTTCTGGAACGCATTTTAATCCCCACCGGACTGCATCATTTCGTTTACGGACCGTTTATCTATGGTCCCGTTGCAGTAGAAGGCGGTATTCAGGTTAACTGGATCGCCAATATTCAGGCTTTTAGTCAGTCCACACTGCCATTGAAGACGCTCTTTCCCGTTGGTGGATTCGCGCTGTTTGGCAACGCGAAGATCTTTGGTGCCATAGGTATCGCCGCAGCCATATACGCCACAGCCAGCCCTGAAAACAAAAGCAAAGTTGCAGGCTTGCTGATCCCTGCCGTACTTACCTCCGTGCTAGTGGGTATCACCGAACCACTTGAATTCACTTTCCTGTTCATCGCCCCTTTTCTGTTCGCGATCCATGCTGTGCTGGCCGCCACGATGGCCACCGTGATGTATATGCTGGGCGTAGTCGGCAATATGGGCGGCGGATTGATTGAAATCGCCACGCAGAATTGGCTCCCCATGTTCCACCATCACGCCATGAATATGGTCATCCAAGTCAGCGTCGGCATCCTGTTCTCTTTTCTCTATTTCCTGATTTTCCGCGCCGTGATTTTGCGTTTCAACATCAAAACACCGGGACGGGAAGACAGTGAAATTCGCCTCTACTCAAAAGCGGATCTTGCTGGAAAAACCACGCCTCAACACATGACACAACACGCAGCACAACAGGACGAAGCCAAAGCGTATCTGACCGCATTGGGCGGAGCAGAAAACATCGCTAGCCTCACCAACTGCGCAACCCGTTTACGCATCACGCTGGCAGACCCAACGCTAATGCAGCCCGATGACGTATTCCGCCAGCTCGGCGCACACGGCGTCGTCCGCAACAGTCACGCCATTCAGATTATCGTCGGCCTGTCGGTTCCTCAGGTACGCGATCGTCTGGAAAATCTCATGCACAACACACATCCTATGGAGATTTAA